Proteins encoded in a region of the Populus alba chromosome 13, ASM523922v2, whole genome shotgun sequence genome:
- the LOC118053560 gene encoding uncharacterized protein, with the protein MKPRTNGTSRGQKAQNFQGERPNWILIAGGALLSTLSIRLGYKLKQTLDSKQLANASDGLKGNMNSSERRSPRCNMHSNMYSFTQGDDVCFNCISGNEGIANLKHRSNDQMLSESDVALPLVMVPAAEFTKENGVMWVSSPDRLELPPKPFSHSNCSDSPSVSESGSDILSKREVIQKLRQQLRRRDDMILEMQDQILELQNSLNAQLTLSSNLQSQLDAANRDLFDSGREIQRLRKAIADHCVKHVDTNDKPSTITAWPSEARNGHSNGYLDGESNFETSEKGRGDGGRIEMLKREVGDLKEVIEGKEYLLQSYKEQKAELSMKIKELQHRLDSQLPNIL; encoded by the exons ATGAAACCAAGAACTAATGGGACTTCTAGAGGTCAGAAGGCACAAAATTTTCAGGGTGAGAGACCAAATTGGATTCTTATTGCAGGTGGTGCCTTGTTAAGTACATTGTCAATTCGCCTCGGTTACAAGCTCAAGCAGACACTGGACTCAAAGCAACTGGCAAATGCTAGTGATGGTCTGAAAG GGAACATGAATTCATCTGAGAGGAGATCTCCACGTTGCAATATGCATTCAAACATGTATTCCTTTACACAAGGTGATGATGTCTGCTTCAACTGCATTTCAG GGAATGAAGGCATTGCAAATCTGAAGCACCGGTCCAATGACCAGATGCTGTCTGAATCGGACGTTGCTCTACCTTTGGTGATGGTTCCTGCTGCAGAATTCACCAAGGAGAATGGTGTTATGTGGGTATCATCTCCTGATCGCCTTGAGTTGCCTCCAAAGCCATTCAGCCATTCAAACTGCTCTGACTCACCAAGTGTCTCGGAGTCTGGTTCTGACATCCTCAGCAAAAGAGAAGTTATACAGAAGCTGAGGCAGCAATTAAGGAGGAGAGACGACATGATTCTTGAGATGCAGGATCAGATTCTGGAATTACAGAATTCGCTCAATGCTCAGCTGACACTTTCTTCAAATTTGCAATCACAGCTCGATGCAGCTAACAGGGATTTGTTTGATTCTGGAAGGGAAATCCAGAGGCTCAGAAAGGCAATTGCTGATCACTGTGTGAAACATGTGGACACCAATGACAAACCATCAACAATCACAGCATGGCCATCTGAGGCTAGAAATGGCCATTCAAATGGGTATCTAGATGGGGAAAGCAATTTTGAGACATCGGAAAAGGGAAGGGGAGATGGCGGGAGGATCGAGATGCTGAAGAGGGAAGTAGGTGATTTGAAGGAAGTGATAGAAGGAAAAGAGTACTTGCTGCAGAGCTACAAGGAGCAGAAGGCAGAGCTTTCCATGAAGATTAAGGAATTGCAGCACAGATTGGATTCGCAGCTCCCTAATATTTTGTAG